One Paracoccaceae bacterium genomic region harbors:
- a CDS encoding GNAT family N-acetyltransferase: MSLRVTTDDHAPAGSPDAARLRWQGILTPADRDWCRREGMALGFDPVQGGWVVMPDRGYADDLPEADAPLSHAAGLSLRPWAMGDLPVYHALLDDPAVWQYLPEPFPDPLTTDMAADLIALSAMSDRHAVRAVVSEGRPVGQVRLEFGNDPAEAELSYWLGRNQWGRGIGRRMVAKSVAWARTEFPQVARLTARVRPTNAASARVLLAAGFGCEGQRGGWDLYGLTLHRA, from the coding sequence ATGAGCCTGCGCGTTACAACGGACGACCACGCCCCTGCGGGAAGCCCCGACGCCGCGCGGCTGCGGTGGCAGGGCATACTGACACCCGCCGACCGTGACTGGTGTCGGCGTGAGGGCATGGCGCTAGGCTTCGATCCCGTCCAGGGTGGCTGGGTCGTGATGCCGGACAGGGGCTATGCCGACGACCTGCCCGAGGCCGATGCCCCGCTGTCGCATGCCGCGGGTCTGTCGCTTCGGCCCTGGGCCATGGGCGACCTGCCCGTCTATCATGCGCTGCTGGACGATCCCGCAGTCTGGCAGTACCTGCCCGAACCGTTTCCCGATCCGCTGACAACCGACATGGCGGCCGACCTTATTGCCCTCTCGGCGATGTCGGACCGCCACGCGGTGCGCGCTGTCGTGTCTGAAGGTCGGCCCGTCGGTCAGGTGCGGCTGGAGTTCGGCAATGATCCGGCCGAGGCGGAACTCAGCTACTGGCTGGGTCGAAACCAATGGGGGCGCGGGATCGGGCGCCGGATGGTGGCGAAGTCGGTGGCCTGGGCGCGGACGGAATTCCCACAGGTAGCGCGACTGACGGCCCGGGTACGGCCGACCAATGCCGCATCTGCCCGCGTGCTGCTGGCGGCGGGCTTCGGCTGCGAGGGCCAGCGCGGCGGCTGGGACCTCTACGGCCTGACCCTGCACCGCGCCTGA
- a CDS encoding MFS transporter: MLKVLKVSWPLLLGIMLLMVGNGVQGSLLGIRGAIEGFSTFQMSVVMSAYFVGFLGGSQLAPRMIRQVGHVRVFAALGSLISAILILYPAIPDWIAWAGMRMLIGFCFSGVYVTAESWLNNAATNETRGQALSAYMIVQMIGIISSQALLNLGDPSGFVLFIIPSVLVSLAFTPILLAATQAPVFEETRALSFRRLFRISPLGCVGMLLTGGVFSAMFGMASVWGGLAGLSVQGISIFIGVMYLGGLVLQYPIGWASDRMDRRGLILWLSGGGALVMAIAVLAAPPFAVLLMVSFLLGGIANPLYALLIAYTNDFLPKEDMAAASAGLLFLNGFGAIFGPLATGWIMETAGPGGFFLFIGVLFAALAAYAAWRMTRRAAPGRSGAAVTIAPGASALAVGRLVEDKGSDPVPRQP, encoded by the coding sequence ATGCTGAAGGTTCTCAAGGTCAGCTGGCCGCTTCTTCTGGGCATCATGCTGCTGATGGTCGGCAACGGTGTCCAGGGCTCGCTGTTGGGCATCCGCGGCGCGATCGAGGGGTTTTCGACCTTCCAGATGTCCGTCGTCATGTCCGCCTATTTCGTGGGCTTCCTCGGTGGCTCGCAGCTGGCTCCCCGCATGATCCGGCAGGTCGGGCATGTCCGCGTCTTTGCTGCGCTCGGATCGCTGATCTCGGCGATCCTGATCCTCTATCCCGCGATTCCCGACTGGATCGCCTGGGCCGGGATGCGGATGCTGATCGGGTTCTGTTTTTCCGGGGTCTATGTCACTGCCGAAAGCTGGCTGAACAACGCCGCCACGAACGAGACGCGCGGACAGGCGCTGTCGGCCTACATGATCGTGCAGATGATCGGGATCATTTCGTCTCAGGCGCTGCTGAACCTTGGCGATCCATCGGGATTCGTTCTGTTCATCATTCCGTCGGTTCTGGTGTCGCTGGCCTTCACGCCCATCCTGCTGGCCGCCACCCAGGCCCCGGTGTTCGAGGAGACACGCGCGCTCAGCTTTCGTCGCCTGTTCCGTATCTCGCCCCTGGGCTGCGTCGGGATGCTGCTGACGGGCGGGGTATTCTCGGCCATGTTCGGCATGGCCTCGGTCTGGGGCGGTCTTGCAGGGCTTTCGGTGCAGGGCATCTCGATATTCATCGGGGTGATGTACCTGGGTGGGCTGGTGCTTCAGTACCCCATCGGCTGGGCATCGGACCGCATGGATCGCCGCGGCCTGATCCTGTGGCTGTCGGGGGGCGGGGCACTGGTGATGGCCATCGCGGTGCTGGCGGCGCCGCCATTCGCGGTGCTGCTGATGGTATCGTTCCTGCTGGGTGGCATCGCCAACCCGCTTTACGCCCTGCTGATCGCCTATACCAACGACTTCCTGCCGAAGGAGGACATGGCCGCGGCCTCGGCCGGGCTGCTGTTCCTGAACGGGTTCGGTGCGATCTTCGGCCCGCTGGCCACCGGCTGGATCATGGAGACAGCGGGGCCGGGCGGATTCTTCCTGTTCATCGGCGTGCTGTTCGCGGCCCTCGCGGCCTATGCCGCATGGCGGATGACACGCCGGGCGGCGCCCGGGCGGTCCGGCGCTGCCGTCACCATCGCACCGGGGGCCTCGGCCCTGGCTGTCGGTCGGCTGGTCGAGGACAAGGGTTCCGACCCGGTGCCGCGCCAGCCCTAG
- a CDS encoding DUF924 domain-containing protein: MDDPASVLDYWLDEIGPDGWYVGGEAIDAQIRERWLDLWAAAHGGGLAHWVDGPAPTLAFLIVTDQFPRNIHRGRAEAFATDPMARAAARRALDAGWDMAVPEPERQFMYLPFEHSEDPADQALSVRLFAERLPSEPENLLHARAHQAVIDRFGRFPFRNAALGRTSTAEETEWLEAGGYMAEVRRLQG, encoded by the coding sequence ATGGATGATCCGGCTTCGGTGCTGGACTACTGGCTGGACGAGATCGGCCCCGACGGTTGGTATGTCGGGGGCGAGGCCATTGACGCCCAGATCCGCGAGCGCTGGCTCGATCTTTGGGCGGCGGCGCATGGGGGTGGCCTGGCACATTGGGTTGATGGCCCCGCGCCGACACTGGCCTTCCTGATCGTGACCGACCAGTTTCCGCGCAACATCCATCGTGGCCGCGCCGAGGCTTTCGCGACCGATCCGATGGCGCGCGCCGCAGCACGTCGGGCGCTGGACGCGGGCTGGGACATGGCCGTACCGGAACCGGAACGGCAGTTCATGTATCTGCCGTTCGAGCATTCCGAGGACCCCGCCGACCAGGCCCTGTCGGTGCGCCTTTTCGCCGAACGCCTGCCGTCCGAACCGGAAAACCTGCTGCACGCCCGCGCCCATCAGGCCGTGATCGACCGGTTCGGCCGCTTTCCGTTCCGCAATGCCGCGCTGGGCCGCACGAGCACGGCGGAAGAGACGGAGTGGCTGGAGGCCGGCGGATACATGGCAGAGGTGCGGCGCCTGCAGGGCTAG
- the lpdA gene encoding dihydrolipoyl dehydrogenase, translated as MAARDFDMIVIGAGPGGYVAAIRGAQLGLKVAIVEREHLGGICLNWGCIPTKALLRSAEVFHLMHRAKEFGLSADKVGFDLGAVVARSRAVAKQLSGGIGHLMKKNKVTVFMGQATIPAKGRVSVKTDKGTEDLAAPAIVLATGARARELPGLEADGDLVWSYKHALVASRMPKKLLVIGSGAIGIEFASFFNTMGSETTVVEVMDRILPVEDAEIAAFAKKQFVKHGMKIIEKASVKKLDRKPGVGVTAHIERDGKVETQEFDTVISAVGIVGNVENLGLEALGARIDRTHVVTDEFCRTGVDGLFAIGDVAGAPWLAHKASHEGVMVAELIAGKHPHPIKPNSIAGCTYCHPQVASVGLTEDKAKAAGHQVKVGRFPFIGNGKAIALGEPEGMIKTVFDAKTGELLGAHMVGAEVTELIQGYVVGRSLETTEAELMETVFPHPTLSEMMHEAVLDAYGRALHF; from the coding sequence ATGGCCGCGCGAGACTTCGACATGATCGTCATCGGGGCAGGTCCCGGCGGCTATGTGGCCGCGATCCGGGGCGCGCAACTGGGCCTGAAGGTCGCCATTGTCGAACGCGAACATCTGGGCGGCATCTGCCTCAACTGGGGCTGCATCCCCACCAAGGCACTGCTGCGGTCTGCGGAAGTCTTTCACCTGATGCACCGCGCCAAGGAGTTCGGCCTGTCCGCCGACAAGGTCGGCTTCGATCTGGGGGCGGTGGTCGCGCGCAGCCGGGCGGTGGCCAAGCAGTTGTCCGGCGGCATCGGGCACCTGATGAAAAAGAACAAGGTCACGGTGTTCATGGGGCAGGCGACGATCCCCGCGAAGGGCCGGGTATCCGTCAAGACCGACAAGGGGACCGAGGACCTGGCGGCGCCCGCCATCGTTCTGGCGACGGGCGCGCGGGCGCGCGAACTGCCGGGGCTCGAGGCGGATGGCGATCTGGTCTGGTCCTACAAGCATGCGCTGGTGGCCAGCCGCATGCCGAAGAAACTGCTGGTCATCGGGTCGGGCGCCATCGGCATCGAGTTCGCGAGCTTTTTCAACACCATGGGTTCCGAGACCACGGTTGTCGAGGTGATGGACCGCATCCTGCCGGTCGAGGATGCGGAGATCGCGGCCTTCGCGAAGAAGCAGTTCGTCAAGCACGGCATGAAGATCATCGAGAAGGCCAGCGTCAAGAAACTCGATCGCAAGCCCGGCGTCGGCGTAACGGCGCATATCGAGCGCGACGGCAAGGTCGAGACGCAGGAGTTCGACACGGTGATTTCCGCGGTCGGGATTGTCGGAAATGTCGAGAACCTCGGACTTGAGGCACTGGGCGCCAGGATCGACCGGACACATGTGGTGACCGACGAATTCTGCCGGACCGGCGTCGACGGGCTGTTCGCCATCGGCGATGTCGCCGGGGCGCCATGGCTGGCCCACAAGGCCAGCCATGAAGGTGTCATGGTGGCCGAACTGATCGCAGGCAAACATCCCCACCCGATCAAACCGAATTCCATCGCCGGCTGCACCTATTGCCACCCACAGGTTGCCAGCGTCGGCCTGACAGAGGACAAGGCCAAGGCGGCGGGCCATCAGGTGAAGGTCGGCCGCTTTCCGTTCATCGGCAACGGCAAGGCCATTGCGCTTGGCGAACCCGAGGGCATGATCAAGACCGTCTTTGACGCCAAGACGGGCGAGTTGCTGGGCGCGCACATGGTCGGTGCCGAGGTGACGGAACTGATCCAGGGCTATGTCGTGGGCCGCAGCCTGGAGACGACCGAAGCCGAGCTGATGGAAACCGTTTTCCCGCATCCCACCCTGTCCGAGATGATGCACGAGGCGGTGCTGGACGCCTACGGCCGGGCGCTGCATTTCTGA
- a CDS encoding MFS transporter, which produces MRAAGIVLAVWLAGLGAAAQFGKVSVAWDLMAQHYGGVSPVALGLLVSVVGLVGLVFGTTAGLIVARLGARRVMAGALALGALASALQSGLPGYGAMMALRVAEGVSHLAIVVAGPVIIAGVSAGRHQGLAMTLWSSFFGVTYAVLALVAPLAGSVAGLFWGHAVWMAVCAVLCLWIVPRDGAREVGPFGGLLAQHRAIYASPRVAAPALGFVFYTMAYVALLTLVPPLFSPGLRGVAATGMPLVSIALSLSLGVWALRRMAAVRLVQAGFAAGASGVVLFALGLVLGEGLMLAGALGVAGALGLVQGASFAAIPQLNPDPGDRARAAGALAQMGNVGTVTGTPILAALMAGAGGWGVVAFALPLCLAGMAMHAWLARRRRADRV; this is translated from the coding sequence ATGCGCGCTGCGGGAATCGTTCTGGCGGTGTGGCTCGCCGGGCTGGGTGCTGCGGCGCAGTTCGGCAAGGTATCCGTCGCCTGGGATCTGATGGCGCAGCACTATGGCGGGGTTTCGCCGGTGGCGCTGGGGCTGCTGGTGTCGGTTGTCGGGCTGGTGGGTCTGGTGTTCGGCACGACGGCGGGGCTGATCGTGGCGCGGCTGGGCGCGCGGCGGGTGATGGCGGGCGCGCTGGCGCTGGGCGCGCTGGCCTCGGCGTTGCAGTCGGGGTTGCCCGGCTATGGTGCCATGATGGCGCTTCGGGTGGCCGAAGGGGTGTCGCATCTGGCGATCGTGGTGGCGGGGCCGGTGATCATTGCGGGCGTGTCGGCGGGGCGGCATCAGGGGCTGGCGATGACGCTGTGGTCGTCGTTCTTTGGCGTGACCTATGCGGTGCTGGCGCTGGTGGCGCCGCTGGCGGGCAGCGTGGCGGGGCTGTTCTGGGGGCATGCTGTCTGGATGGCGGTCTGCGCGGTGCTGTGCCTGTGGATCGTGCCGCGGGACGGGGCGCGGGAGGTGGGGCCCTTCGGGGGCCTGCTGGCGCAGCACCGGGCGATCTATGCCAGCCCGCGGGTGGCGGCGCCTGCGCTGGGGTTCGTTTTCTATACAATGGCCTATGTGGCGTTGCTGACGTTGGTGCCGCCGCTGTTTTCGCCCGGTCTGCGGGGGGTGGCGGCGACGGGGATGCCGCTGGTCTCGATTGCCTTGTCGCTGAGCCTCGGGGTCTGGGCGTTGCGGCGGATGGCGGCGGTGCGGCTGGTGCAGGCGGGGTTCGCGGCGGGGGCGTCGGGCGTGGTTCTGTTCGCGCTGGGGCTGGTGCTGGGCGAGGGGCTGATGCTGGCGGGGGCGTTGGGGGTGGCGGGGGCGCTGGGCCTCGTGCAGGGGGCGAGTTTCGCGGCCATTCCGCAGCTGAACCCCGATCCGGGCGACCGGGCGCGGGCGGCGGGAGCCCTGGCGCAGATGGGGAATGTGGGCACGGTGACGGGCACGCCGATCCTGGCCGCGCTGATGGCGGGGGCGGGGGGATGGGGCGTGGTGGCCTTTGCGCTGCCGCTGTGTCTGGCGGGGATGGCGATGCACGCATGGCTGGCGCGGCGGCGACGGGCCGACCGGGTCTGA
- the uvrA gene encoding excinuclease ABC subunit UvrA, protein MAEAKFISVRGAREHNLKGVDVDIPRDRLVVITGLSGSGKSSLAFDTIYAEGQRRYVESLSAYARQFLDMMGKPDVDHISGLSPAISIEQKTTSKNPRSTVGTVTEIYDYLRLLFARVGVPYSPATGLPIAAMQVQDMVDAVMAMPEGTRAYLLAPIVRDRKGEYRKEMLDLRKQGFQRVKVDGAFHELDDPPVLDKKLRHDIDVVVDRIVVREGLEVRLADSFRTALNLADGIAVIELADAAEGEAPQRITYSEKFACPVSGFTIAEIEPRLFSFNAPFGACPACDGLGVELFFDERLVVPDQGLTIPGGAIAPWAKSKSPYFTQTVDALARHYGFDKKKKWKDLPDSVKQLFLHGSGGDEIDFSYDEGGRVYKVRRVFEGIIPNMQRRYKETDSAWSREEMERYQANRPCGTCHGYRLKPEALAVKIAGRHIGQVTELSIREAHAWVETVPASLTPQRNEIARAILKEIRERLGFLVNVGLDYLTLSRNAGTLSGGESQRIRLASQIGSGLTGVLYVLDEPSIGLHQRDNDRLLTTLKNLRDQGNTVLVVEHDEDAIREADYVYDLGPGAGVHGGRVVSHGTPAQIAADPASLTGQYLAGTREIAVPRTRRKGSGKTLTVVGATGNNLRNVTAEFPLGKFVCVTGVSGGGKSTLTIETLFKTAATRLNGAHETPAPCETIKGFEHLDKVIDIDQRPIGRTPRSNPATYTGAFTPIRDWFAGLPEAKARGYQPGRFSFNVKGGRCEACQGDGVIKIEMHFLPDVYVTCETCKGHRYNRETLEIKFKNKSISDVLDMTCEDAREFFSAVPAIREKMEALCEVGLGYIKVGQQATTLSGGEAQRVKLSKELSRRATGRTLYILDEPTTGLHFEDVRKLLEVLHELVEQGNTVVVIEHNLDVVKTADWIIDIGPEGGDGGGQIVATGTPEDVARVEASHTGRYLRDMLKPRRRVAAE, encoded by the coding sequence ATGGCGGAAGCGAAGTTCATTTCGGTGCGGGGGGCGCGCGAGCACAACCTCAAGGGCGTGGACGTCGACATCCCGCGCGACCGGCTGGTCGTGATCACCGGCCTGTCGGGGTCGGGCAAGTCCAGCCTGGCCTTCGACACGATCTATGCCGAAGGACAGCGCCGCTATGTCGAAAGCCTGTCGGCCTATGCCCGCCAGTTCCTCGACATGATGGGAAAGCCCGACGTCGACCACATCAGCGGCCTGTCGCCCGCGATTTCGATCGAACAGAAAACGACGTCGAAGAACCCGCGGTCCACCGTCGGCACGGTGACCGAGATCTACGACTACCTGCGCCTGCTGTTCGCCCGTGTCGGCGTGCCCTATTCCCCCGCCACCGGGCTGCCGATCGCGGCGATGCAGGTGCAGGACATGGTCGACGCGGTGATGGCGATGCCCGAGGGGACGCGCGCCTATCTGCTGGCCCCCATCGTGCGCGACCGCAAGGGCGAATACCGCAAGGAGATGCTGGACCTGCGCAAGCAGGGCTTCCAGCGGGTCAAGGTCGACGGGGCTTTCCATGAACTCGACGATCCGCCGGTGCTGGACAAGAAGCTGCGGCATGACATCGACGTGGTTGTGGACCGTATTGTGGTGCGCGAGGGGCTGGAGGTGCGGCTGGCTGACAGCTTCCGCACCGCGCTGAACCTGGCGGATGGAATCGCGGTGATCGAACTGGCCGACGCGGCCGAGGGCGAGGCGCCGCAGCGGATCACCTATTCCGAGAAATTCGCCTGCCCGGTCAGTGGCTTCACCATTGCCGAGATCGAGCCGCGACTGTTCTCGTTCAACGCGCCCTTCGGGGCCTGCCCGGCCTGCGACGGCCTGGGCGTGGAACTGTTCTTTGACGAACGGCTGGTCGTGCCGGACCAGGGCCTGACGATCCCGGGCGGCGCCATCGCACCCTGGGCCAAGTCGAAGTCGCCCTACTTCACCCAGACCGTCGACGCGCTGGCGCGGCACTATGGCTTTGACAAGAAGAAGAAATGGAAGGACCTGCCCGACAGCGTCAAGCAGTTGTTCCTGCACGGGTCCGGCGGCGATGAGATCGATTTCTCCTATGACGAGGGCGGGCGTGTCTACAAGGTGCGCCGCGTGTTCGAGGGGATCATCCCGAACATGCAGCGTCGCTACAAGGAGACCGACAGCGCCTGGAGCCGCGAGGAGATGGAGCGCTATCAGGCCAACCGTCCCTGCGGCACCTGCCATGGCTACCGCCTGAAGCCCGAGGCGCTGGCGGTCAAGATCGCCGGCCGCCACATCGGACAGGTCACCGAATTGTCGATCCGCGAGGCCCATGCCTGGGTCGAGACGGTGCCTGCATCGCTGACACCGCAGCGCAACGAGATCGCGCGCGCCATCCTCAAGGAAATCCGCGAGCGCCTGGGGTTCCTGGTGAATGTCGGCCTCGATTACCTGACGCTCAGCCGCAACGCCGGCACCCTGTCCGGCGGGGAATCACAGCGCATCCGGTTGGCCAGCCAGATCGGCAGCGGCCTGACCGGCGTGCTCTACGTGCTGGACGAACCTTCGATCGGCCTGCATCAGCGCGACAATGACCGCTTGCTGACCACGCTCAAGAACCTGCGCGACCAGGGAAACACCGTGCTGGTGGTCGAGCATGACGAGGATGCGATCCGCGAGGCCGACTATGTCTATGATCTCGGTCCGGGTGCCGGGGTCCATGGCGGGCGTGTGGTCTCGCATGGCACGCCTGCTCAGATCGCCGCAGACCCTGCCAGTCTGACCGGCCAGTATCTCGCCGGCACCCGCGAGATCGCGGTGCCCCGCACGCGGCGCAAGGGCAGCGGCAAGACGCTGACAGTGGTGGGGGCCACCGGCAACAACCTGCGCAACGTCACCGCAGAGTTTCCGCTGGGCAAGTTCGTCTGCGTGACCGGGGTATCGGGCGGGGGCAAGTCCACGCTGACCATCGAGACGCTGTTCAAGACCGCGGCGACGCGACTGAACGGCGCGCATGAGACCCCCGCGCCCTGCGAGACGATCAAGGGGTTCGAACATCTCGACAAGGTCATCGACATCGACCAGCGGCCGATCGGGCGCACGCCCCGGTCGAACCCTGCAACATACACCGGGGCCTTCACGCCGATCCGCGACTGGTTCGCGGGCCTTCCCGAGGCCAAGGCGCGGGGCTACCAGCCCGGCCGTTTCAGCTTCAACGTCAAGGGCGGCCGCTGCGAAGCCTGCCAGGGCGATGGCGTCATCAAGATCGAGATGCATTTCCTGCCCGATGTCTATGTCACCTGCGAGACCTGCAAGGGCCATCGCTACAATCGGGAAACCCTGGAAATAAAGTTCAAGAACAAAAGTATATCGGACGTTCTTGACATGACGTGCGAGGATGCGCGCGAATTCTTCTCGGCCGTTCCGGCGATCCGCGAGAAGATGGAGGCGCTGTGCGAGGTGGGCCTTGGCTATATCAAGGTCGGTCAGCAGGCCACGACCCTGTCCGGGGGCGAGGCGCAAAGGGTGAAGCTGTCCAAGGAACTGTCGCGCCGCGCGACGGGCCGGACGCTCTACATCCTCGACGAGCCCACGACCGGCCTGCATTTCGAGGATGTGCGCAAGCTGCTGGAGGTGCTGCACGAACTGGTCGAGCAGGGCAACACGGTGGTGGTGATCGAGCATAACCTCGACGTCGTGAAGACTGCCGACTGGATCATCGACATCGGCCCCGAGGGCGGCGACGGCGGCGGGCAGATCGTGGCCACCGGAACGCCCGAGGATGTGGCCCGGGTCGAGGCCAGCCATACCGGGCGCTATCTGCGCGACATGCTGAAACCCAGACGACGGGTCGCTGCGGAATGA
- a CDS encoding DUF4260 domain-containing protein, with protein MTTVAWQRIEGGLVFAAAILIAALTGSVGRDLPWWQAIALFFAPDVAFAAYLGGPRIGTTVYNLLHLYGWGLLLAGFGVAFAAGPLVFAGLLWLAHVGFDRMLGYGLKEPTGFQDTHLGRIGRR; from the coding sequence ATGACCACCGTTGCGTGGCAGCGCATCGAGGGCGGACTGGTTTTCGCCGCCGCGATCCTGATTGCCGCGCTGACGGGATCGGTGGGCCGCGACCTGCCATGGTGGCAGGCCATCGCGCTGTTCTTCGCGCCCGATGTCGCCTTCGCGGCCTATCTGGGCGGGCCGCGCATCGGTACGACGGTCTACAACCTGCTGCACCTCTACGGCTGGGGCCTGCTTCTTGCGGGCTTCGGGGTTGCCTTTGCGGCAGGACCACTGGTCTTCGCGGGTCTGTTGTGGCTGGCCCATGTCGGGTTTGACCGCATGCTGGGTTACGGCCTGAAGGAGCCGACCGGATTCCAGGATACGCATCTGGGCCGGATCGGGCGGCGCTGA
- a CDS encoding DUF2892 domain-containing protein, giving the protein MFATNVGGIDRILRIVVGLALIAGFFLNSEASMRWLYLIGIVPLATGLLQTCPLYSVLGISTCPTKKG; this is encoded by the coding sequence ATGTTCGCAACAAACGTCGGCGGAATCGACCGCATCCTGCGCATCGTCGTCGGCCTTGCGCTGATCGCCGGCTTCTTCCTGAACAGCGAGGCCAGCATGCGCTGGCTGTATCTGATCGGCATCGTGCCGCTGGCCACCGGCCTGCTGCAGACCTGCCCGCTGTACTCGGTACTGGGCATCAGCACCTGCCCCACGAAGAAGGGCTGA
- a CDS encoding Crp/Fnr family transcriptional regulator: MMGWTAAIGTACADALARLDALTEREFPRGTFLFRPGEAAQGFVVVLAGRVEVNLAGPSGREILLYAVEPGQSCIQSTLGLLGDEPYAGEAVCATEVRAVVIPRALFLTLMERDAAFRLYVLRAFARRMQDMTRLLERVAFGRVECRLADALLSLAEGDIVHATQAELATRIGTAREVVSRGLGALSRAGMVDTVRGAVRLTDAAGLRRLAAAGV, from the coding sequence ATGATGGGCTGGACCGCCGCGATCGGCACGGCCTGCGCCGATGCCCTGGCACGACTGGACGCGCTGACCGAGCGCGAATTCCCGCGCGGCACCTTCCTGTTCCGCCCGGGCGAGGCGGCGCAGGGGTTTGTCGTCGTGCTGGCGGGGCGGGTCGAGGTGAACCTGGCCGGACCCTCGGGGCGCGAGATCCTGCTTTATGCCGTGGAGCCCGGTCAGTCCTGCATCCAGTCCACCTTGGGCCTGCTGGGCGATGAGCCCTATGCAGGCGAAGCGGTCTGCGCGACCGAGGTGCGCGCCGTGGTGATCCCGCGCGCGCTGTTCCTGACGCTGATGGAACGCGACGCGGCCTTCCGCCTGTATGTACTGCGCGCCTTTGCCCGCCGGATGCAGGACATGACACGGCTGCTGGAGCGGGTGGCCTTCGGGCGGGTGGAATGCCGCCTGGCCGATGCGCTGCTGTCGCTGGCCGAGGGCGACATCGTGCATGCGACGCAGGCAGAACTGGCCACCCGGATCGGCACCGCACGCGAGGTCGTATCGCGCGGGCTTGGTGCGCTGTCGCGCGCCGGGATGGTGGATACGGTCCGTGGTGCGGTGCGGCTGACCGATGCGGCGGGGCTGCGGCGGCTTGCCGCGGCGGGGGTGTGA
- the mmsB gene encoding 3-hydroxyisobutyrate dehydrogenase, producing MKVAVIGLGNMGGPMAANLVAAGHAVAGFDVTGKGPAGVTMAESAAAAAADAEVVVTMLPNGTILRTVAGQVIPAMAPGAVLCDCSTVDVESARAVAAQAAGAGLMALDAPVSGGTGGAAAGTLTFMVGGPAAAFDRVRPLFDVMGRKAVHCGEAGAGQAAKICNNMILGVTMIATCEAFALADKLGLARDRMFDVVSTSSGSSWSMNTYCPAPGVGPQSPADNGYRPGFAAELMLKDLLLSQQAAEGVDADTPMGQLATALYRRFVEDEDGRGQDFSAMLPRFETRGRG from the coding sequence ATGAAGGTGGCAGTGATCGGTCTGGGCAACATGGGCGGCCCGATGGCGGCAAACCTGGTCGCCGCCGGGCATGCGGTCGCGGGCTTTGACGTGACCGGAAAGGGACCGGCCGGCGTGACCATGGCGGAGAGCGCGGCGGCGGCGGCGGCGGACGCCGAGGTGGTTGTCACCATGCTGCCGAACGGGACGATCCTGCGGACGGTGGCCGGACAGGTGATCCCGGCGATGGCGCCGGGCGCTGTGCTTTGCGACTGTTCCACGGTCGATGTCGAAAGTGCCCGCGCGGTGGCGGCTCAGGCGGCCGGGGCCGGGCTGATGGCACTGGATGCGCCGGTGTCGGGCGGCACGGGCGGTGCGGCGGCAGGAACGCTGACCTTCATGGTGGGCGGCCCGGCGGCGGCCTTCGACCGGGTGCGGCCCCTGTTCGACGTGATGGGGCGCAAGGCGGTGCATTGCGGCGAGGCAGGCGCCGGCCAGGCTGCCAAGATCTGCAACAACATGATCCTGGGCGTCACGATGATCGCCACCTGCGAGGCATTTGCGCTTGCCGACAAGCTGGGGCTTGCGCGCGACCGGATGTTCGACGTGGTCAGCACCTCGTCCGGGTCGTCCTGGTCGATGAACACCTATTGCCCCGCCCCCGGCGTCGGCCCGCAATCACCCGCCGACAACGGCTATCGCCCGGGCTTTGCCGCCGAACTGATGCTGAAGGACCTGCTGCTGAGCCAGCAGGCCGCCGAAGGCGTCGATGCCGATACTCCGATGGGACAGCTGGCCACCGCGCTGTACCGCCGTTTCGTCGAGGACGAGGACGGGCGCGGGCAGGACTTCAGCGCGATGCTGCCGCGGTTCGAGACGCGCGGGCGGGGATGA